The following nucleotide sequence is from Glycine max cultivar Williams 82 chromosome 9, Glycine_max_v4.0, whole genome shotgun sequence.
atatttatttaaatttaaaacaactgACATTTGTCTTAGAGATCCATCTATAAATTTAGCAATACCATCAGCGATACTACTTACACCATTGGAAAGATTGCACATCCCTCAAAACTGTAGAAATTTCTCAATTTCAtcaatttcatattattattcgTATTTTCCATGTTGTCATGTAAGGCGGGTTGGATGTAaagtttttcacttttatttcattgtttttGTTGATTTAAATTGTTGTTTAGGTTCTATTTTTCTATACATTGAATTCCATCATCTTTTGTCTCATATCTAACAAaagcatatttattttgttcctTTTACCTCTTCTTTCCCTGAGTTTTCTTTATCTAAATCTACACCTTATTAATTATCTTACATATATTCTTTCTGTGTGCATATACACATTtgaatttagaaaaaaagattCCTAAGTAATGAGCGGATTTAAGTAATCACTCTTATTTCTTAAATGATTGTGTTTTATGCTTTGTAGGTTTAACATAATCCTTGATTTGAACACTGAAGTAGgcaattaattgatttttaggatctttgaaaatgaaaaagaaagcaaagagAAAAACACTGACAATGTTGTGAATAGAGAGAACAAAAAAcagtttttattatgtattattCTTAACTATGTATTCCCTTTATGtgtgttttttctctctctttaaaCTACTTTTacataaaagaatattaattataaacacaaaaaattcaaatatataaatataatagtcATAGTAACAgaaataacactaaaatttaaataattataaatgtatttattatatttttaaatatatacatttttataagtattaaatcactattattaattaaaaataaattaaaataaattttattcagcttaatattttttaagacaacatctcttcaattaaaaaatatataatttattgtgttattaaatatttaaaattaattttattaatatatatatatatatatatatatataagtgacaTACCAAATACATTTCCCGAGTAAAGTActtatttttatgcaaaagattTGTGAAATTCTCCACACACATGTCTTTCTTCTAAACCGATACTTTGTGATGGCCACGATTCACATATAAGAAACCAAATATGTGGGCTTGCAATGTACACACATTTATTCATGAACTGCCTTTGCAGAAAACTTTTGTAAAGACAACCATTTTAGCAAAGAAAATTGGTGTAATTAAATTCTCAatcttctttacattttcacTGTCAGAACTGTAGCACGTGACTCTTTAGTGAAACCTTCACTCCATGGTTTCCTCATTGCCCTTTGAAGCTTGAACTCGGATAAAGATCGTGACTTTGGCTGATTCTGGAAATGGGTTCTCGGATTCAGCTTCTGCCTATTTGCTTTTGGCTGCACTTGACATGCTTCAGCTTCTTTTTTGGTAGCATAGTGAGTGTGAGAGGAGATGCAACTGTGCAAGGGAGTGTTGCCATTGATGGCAAGGCTGTGATTGGAACCATTGATGAGGATTTTGTGTGTGCAACTTTGGATTGGTGGCCTCCTGAGAAATGTGACTATGGGAGATGCAGTTGGGGCCTTGCTTCTCTTCTCAATCTGGTActttcgcttctttttcattttttttttcaaatggtttAAGGTTTATGAATCTGGATGGTTGGTTTTGGAATTATAAATGCTGCTTATGgtttcaacaaacaaactaaggattttttttcccttttttgcttTGGCTACTTTGTTTTATGGTCTGATGTCTTTCACTgtttaatgatgttttttttttttaaaaaaaatttttgGAAATGATGTTTGAATCTATAATGCATGTCTGGGTCTCTTACTTTAGTCGCAAATAATtcctgaagaagaaaaaaagaaataactatgtttattttttttaaaaaaatattatgtcatTATCTACTCATTGTTCGTGATGGTGAACAAGGTGATAAGATTCTCACCACTAATATACCCCCCCGaccctttttaatttttcttaataatcCGTGCTTATTGACTCTGTCTTCCGCAAGGTTTATTGAAATTCACATCTGGGTTAAGTTTTTagtcttcaatttttatttttattttttacgtgttcatttattaattaattgttctAATAAGTTCGTTTACACAACCTTCAAAATCTCATACATCTTTTAATTGTCATCTCGTTCAGGACCTCAAcaacaagatttttttaaatgctGTGAAAGGTAAGAGATAATCTACATCTCTATTGTTGTAGTAAAGATTGGCAGAAATcgaattcttaattaatttctaatttgtttGATGGTTGCTTTGAGTTTTGAAAGCTTATTAAGATATGGTTGCTTCTGAATGTGCTGCAGCATTTTCACCGTTGAAACTTAGATTAGGTGGAAGTTTGCAAGACAAGCTAATATATGGCACTGAAGATAATCACCAACCTTGTACTCCTTTTGTTAAGAACCCTTCTGAGATGTTTAGTTTCACGCAAGGGTGCCTCCCAATGGATAGATGGGATGAACTTAACTACTTTTTTGAAAAAGCAGGGTAAAATTCAATTCTCCTTGTGGTGTGTATGTGTGTTTTGAACTAACAAGATTCGCCTTGTTGactttttttaatcacattttAAACTGTTTATTTCAGGGCTAAGATTATCTTTGGATTAAATGCTCTTGCTGGAAAGTCAATACACGGTGGTTCTGCAAAAGGACCTTGGAACTACACCAATGCCGAGTCCTTTATTCGATACACTGTTAGAAATGGCTACACCATTTATGGATGGGAACTTGGTAAGTATTTGCTGCGCTTTTCACAAATTCCAAACCATAGTTATAGAATTCTCTCAATAACCCTGCTCACTGCATACCAAATTCACTGTACCATATACCGATACCTAGTTTTCTTTAGAAAGTCTTCTAATAATAATGTGAAAAGTGACGAATCGCATATCTATACCTTACCACATAGTTGGTAACTATGTGCTAAAGTAATGTGCCACTGCACAATAAGACTAAAATTGGAAATCACTGTCTTTATCAAAATGCTCACATATATTATTGTTGATATAAAGATGGTATGTTCttcactatttttttgtttaaggaAATAAAATGAGCAATTTCCTAGAGTTAACTATTTGATTCTATATCAAGGCATATTGAAAGAAATACTTCTTGTATGAGGGCCTGTGTAATTGTCATTGGCAGGAAATGAATTGAGTGGGAATGGAGTTGGAACAAGCATTACAGCAGAGCAATATGCTTTGGATGTTGCTGCTTTACACGATGTAGTTTACAATGCATACAAAAAGATTGAGCCTAAGCCACTAGTCATTGCACCAGGAGGTTTCTATGATGCAAACTGGTTCAACAAATTTATAAGCAAATCAGGAAAATCTATTGATGTGGTCACTCACCACATTTATAACCTTGGACCAGGTAGGTACCCTTCTCCGAACAGGCAAATATTCATTATGTTTTCCCAATTTCCAcgaatttattatatttgaagGATTCTTTATCTTAATAAACAGGAGTTGATGAACACCTTGTGGAAAGAATTCTGGACCCTTCCTATCTTGATAAAGAGGTTAGCACATTCAGTGgcctaaaaaatatacttgcagGTACAGGAACCTCAGCAACAGCATGGGTTGGTGAGTCCGGAGGGGCCTACAATAGTGGCCATCATCTTGTATCCGATGCATTTGTTTACAGTTTCTGGTTAGTGGAAACTCCACATGATTGAGATATCATTAATGGTTCCTTAGAATTAGGGTacaatatgtttttggtccc
It contains:
- the LOC100791916 gene encoding heparanase-like protein 3 — its product is MGSRIQLLPICFWLHLTCFSFFFGSIVSVRGDATVQGSVAIDGKAVIGTIDEDFVCATLDWWPPEKCDYGRCSWGLASLLNLDLNNKIFLNAVKAFSPLKLRLGGSLQDKLIYGTEDNHQPCTPFVKNPSEMFSFTQGCLPMDRWDELNYFFEKAGAKIIFGLNALAGKSIHGGSAKGPWNYTNAESFIRYTVRNGYTIYGWELGNELSGNGVGTSITAEQYALDVAALHDVVYNAYKKIEPKPLVIAPGGFYDANWFNKFISKSGKSIDVVTHHIYNLGPGVDEHLVERILDPSYLDKEVSTFSGLKNILAGTGTSATAWVGESGGAYNSGHHLVSDAFVYSFWYLDQLGMSAAYDTKTYCRQTLIGGNYGLLNTTNFLPNPDYYSALLWHRLMGRHVLSTTFSGTNKIRAYAHCAKQSKGITVLLINLDSNTTVEAEVTFNNAAKSLRHRKMSTHSKVMELPLASETAREEYHLTPQDGDIHSQIMVLNGNPLSVSSDGDIPPLEPINVNSSEPIRVAPFSIVFAHLPDAVVSACG